The following nucleotide sequence is from Flavobacterium sp. N1736.
GAAGATGATTTGAATAATTTTTTTGTGATATACGGATTCATCCAATATGCCAGTTTGGTACTCAAAATACCAATTCCGGCTCCGGCAGCAACATCAGTTAACCAATGGCGATTGTTGTAAATTCTAAATAATCCTGTTCCCGTTGCAACGGCATAACCTGCAATTCCGTACCAAATCGATTTGTCTTTGTATTCCTGCCATAAAAACTCCGCTCCGGCAAAAGCAGTTGCGGTATGTCCGGATGGGAAAGAGTTATTCGAACTTCCGTCTGGGCGTTCTTCATGTACAAGTGACTTTAAACCTAAAACTGTCGAAGCCATTATAACATACGAAGTCACAAAAATCACAGAACGATCGCGCATATTATTTTTTCCTTTAACACCAAAAGCGTTTAAAGCATAAACAGACGCTGCAGGCGCATATTGCGAGAAATCGTCAATCGTGATTTTTTCATCAATATCTTCGGTAACTTCTGCTTTTATTTGATGATTGAAACTTAAAAGCTGATCACTTTCAAGCCCAATAACGCCGTACCCAATTAATACGCCCGGAATAATCAATTGTTTATAATTGAATTTTAATTGATGTGAAGTGCTGTCAATTTTTGTTATGGAATCGTTTTGTTGTGCATTTACACTCAAAAAACCGAATAGAAATACCAGAGAAATCGCTTTGTAAAACATCTTTCGTTATTGTTATAAGTTGCAATAATAACGAATGTGTGATTCAACTATTTTGGGCTTAATCTAACTTTAAGTCAATATTAATTTGTTGGTTTTAAAAGAGATATTTTGATTAAGATTGGCTAAATATCAATGACAATATCAATGACAATATTAATTTCAACGAGCCTACGGCTCTTTATCATTTTTCTTTTAACAATTAACAATTAACATTTAATCTTAAACTTTCAACGAAAACCAAAAAGTACTTCCCAAGCCTAAATTGCTTTCTACTCCAACAAGACCATTTTGAGCTTCAATAAATTCTTTGCTGATTGCCAATCCCAATCCGGTTCCTGATTTTTGACTTCCCGGAATTTTGAAATATTTATCAAAAACTTTGTCTTTGAACCGTGTATCAATTCCTTTTCCGATATCGATAACCTGAAATACAATCTGATCGTTTTCTTCTTTTAATCGAATGGTAATTGTGCTTTTTTCAGACGAATACGTAATAGCATTTGAGAGATAATTAATCAAAACCCAGCCTGTTTTTTCACTATCGGCTTTTACATCTTGCAAATTTTCGTCGGCATCAATAACAAGTTTAATCTGTTTTTGATCGGCTTGAACTTTTACGGCTTCAACAGCATAATTTACGATAGCATACGGATTGCTTTTTTCAATATTCAACTGAATATTTCCGGTTTCTAATTGTGATAAATTGAGCAATTCGCCTGTAATTTTTAATAATCTTTGACTATCATCTTTAATGCTTTCAACCAATTGTTTTTGGTCGTCGTTCATGTTGCCGGTTGTAGTATTTTGAAGCAATTGCAAACTCAGTTTTATAGATGCAATTGGCGTTTTTAATTCGTGTGAAACGGTGGCAATAAAATTTGTTTTAGCAAAATCAAGCTCTTTAAATAAAGTAATATTTCGCAGAATAATGACATCGCCAATATTAATTTCTTTTTCTTCTCCTGTTGGCGTTATTGTTATGTTGAGGATTTCTTTATCAAAATAACTTTCTTTTCCATTAGCAAAGATTTTTAATGTTTTCTTTTTCTGAGAATCCGTTGTCAGCTCTTTCAAAATTAAAGAACGCATTAAATCATTTGATAAAGCCAAAGTCGAAGCCGATTTTCC
It contains:
- a CDS encoding phosphatase PAP2 family protein — translated: MFYKAISLVFLFGFLSVNAQQNDSITKIDSTSHQLKFNYKQLIIPGVLIGYGVIGLESDQLLSFNHQIKAEVTEDIDEKITIDDFSQYAPAASVYALNAFGVKGKNNMRDRSVIFVTSYVIMASTVLGLKSLVHEERPDGSSNNSFPSGHTATAFAGAEFLWQEYKDKSIWYGIAGYAVATGTGLFRIYNNRHWLTDVAAGAGIGILSTKLAYWMNPYITKKLFKSSSETKSTSMIMPFYNGQQYGLSFVKVF
- a CDS encoding cell wall metabolism sensor histidine kinase WalK translates to MRIKTKLNLGVGLLFLLIIILTLVSAFYIFSIKKDTENILKANYNTLEYSRNMLLSLDEITTNRDKAIITFSKNLQKQTQNVTEAGEKKGTDNLKRNFVLLEKNSADESLKMQIRQDIFEIMKLNMNAIKQKSDIAKHTAETANLWIAIVGTLCFLIAFNLLINLPHNIANPIKELTLSIKEIANKNYSERVHFTNHNEYGDLAKSFNTMAQKLQEYNNSNLYKLFFEKKRLETLINNMHDPIIGLDNEEIILFANDEALKIIGLKLEDVIGKSASTLALSNDLMRSLILKELTTDSQKKKTLKIFANGKESYFDKEILNITITPTGEEKEINIGDVIILRNITLFKELDFAKTNFIATVSHELKTPIASIKLSLQLLQNTTTGNMNDDQKQLVESIKDDSQRLLKITGELLNLSQLETGNIQLNIEKSNPYAIVNYAVEAVKVQADQKQIKLVIDADENLQDVKADSEKTGWVLINYLSNAITYSSEKSTITIRLKEENDQIVFQVIDIGKGIDTRFKDKVFDKYFKIPGSQKSGTGLGLAISKEFIEAQNGLVGVESNLGLGSTFWFSLKV